A stretch of Ipomoea triloba cultivar NCNSP0323 chromosome 13, ASM357664v1 DNA encodes these proteins:
- the LOC116001491 gene encoding (-)-germacrene D synthase-like, whose amino-acid sequence MAAINQPLSVLTSNSPQLHEVTRRSANYHPSVWGDHFLAYASHEKKAEAQEWQEHQQLKEKVKNMIVKAPCISSQKLELINKIQRLGVSYQFEKEIEATLQLIFKNYYEFNVEKDENELYVVSLHFRLLRQHGYHVPCSVFEKFTEYDGKFKESLTNNVEAILSLYEASHLRVKGEKILDEALIFTTSRXLLRFSPL is encoded by the exons ATGGCTGCCATTAATCAACCATTATCTGTTCTTACATCAAACTCCCCTCAGTTGCATGAAGTTACTCGTCGTTCTGCCAATTATCATCCAAGCGTTTGGGGTGACCATTTCCTAGCTTACGCTTCTCATGAAAAG AAAGCAGAAGCACAAGAATGGCAAGAGCATCAACAACTGAAGGAAAAGGTGAAGAACATGATTGTGAAAGCCCCATGCATTTCTTCCCAAAAATTGGAATTGATAAACAAAATCCAACGATTGGGAGTGAGCTATCAATTTGAGAAGGAGATTGAAGCAACGCTGCAACTCATATTCAAGAACTATTACGAATTCAATGTCGAAAAAGACGAGAACGAACTTTATGTTGTTTCTCTGCACTTTCGACTACTTAGACAACACGGCTATCATGTACCTTGCA GTGTGTTTGAAAAGTTCACTGAATATGATGGAAAATTCAAGGAATCATTGACCAACAATGTGGAAGCAATCTTAAGTTTATACGAGGCGTCACATCTTAGGGTGAAAGGGGAGAAGATTTTGGATGAAGCACTCATATTTACTACTTCTCGCTNATT GCTGCGGTTTAGTCCTTTgtga
- the LOC116003177 gene encoding (-)-germacrene D synthase-like, translating into MAAINQPLSVLTSNSPQLHEVTRRSANYHPSVWGDHFLAYASHEKKAEAQEWQEHQQLKEKVKNMIVKAPCISSQKLELINKIQRLGVSYQFEKEIEATLQLIFKNYYEFNVEKDENELYVVSLHFRLLRQHGYHVPCSVFEKFTEYDGKFKESLTNNVEAILSLYEASHLRVKGEKILDEALIFTTSRLKSMLPNLTDPLRSQVNEALKRPIYKRLTRIEARRYISIYEANETHDIVLLKFAKLDFNMLQKEHQQELGNLTRWWKTLDVPKNLPFARDRLVECYFWMLGVYFEPQYSLARMFLLKVISITSLMDDIYDVYGTLDELHLFTEAIQRWDAVLVNELPEYMRVCYVALLDVYAEMEKELAVKGESYRINYAKNEMKKLVGAYYEEAKWFHNRCTPKFEEYMKVSLVTGAYMMLSTTSIVGMQGDIVTKEALDWVSKEPLIVQAACIICRLMDDMAGHEFEQQRGHVDSAVECYMKQYGKSKEETFNEFQERVSNAWKDINQECLNPTAFPMPILIRVVNLARVMDLLYKDGDTYTHSSTETKDIITSVLIDPII; encoded by the exons ATGGCTGCCATTAATCAACCATTATCTGTTCTTACATCAAACTCCCCTCAGTTGCATGAAGTTACTCGTCGTTCTGCCAATTATCATCCAAGCGTTTGGGGTGACCATTTCCTAGCTTACGCTTCTCATGAAAAG AAAGCAGAAGCACAAGAATGGCAAGAGCATCAACAACTGAAGGAAAAGGTGAAGAACATGATTGTGAAAGCCCCATGCATTTCTTCCCAAAAATTGGAATTGATAAACAAAATCCAACGATTGGGAGTGAGCTATCAATTTGAGAAGGAGATTGAAGCAACGCTGCAACTCATATTCAAGAACTATTACGAATTCAATGTCGAAAAAGACGAGAACGAACTTTATGTTGTTTCTCTGCACTTTCGACTACTTAGACAACACGGCTATCATGTACCTTGCA GTGTGTTTGAAAAGTTCACTGAATATGATGGAAAATTCAAGGAATCATTGACCAACAATGTGGAAGCAATCTTAAGTTTATACGAGGCGTCACATCTTAGGGTGAAAGGGGAGAAGATTTTGGATGAAGCACTCATATTTACTACTTCTCGCTTAAAATCCATGTTACCAAATCTGACCGATCCTCTTAGATCTCAAGTCAATGAAGCATTAAAGAGACCAATTTACAAAAGATTAACAAGGATAGAAGCAAGAAGATACATATCAATTTATGAAGCTAATGAAACTCATGATATTGTATTGTTGAAATTTGCAAAACTGGACTTCAACATGCTACAGAAGGAACATCAGCAGGAGCTAGGCAATCTTACCAG GTGGTGGAAGACATTAGATGTTCCCAAAAATCTACCTTTCGCCAGGGATAGATTGGTGGAGTGCTACTTTTGGATGTTAGGAGTGTACTTTGAACCACAGTATTCTCTTGCCAGAATGTTTCTTCTTAAAGTTATATCAATAACTTCACTTATGGATGATATTTATGACGTGTATGGAACTCTTGACGAGCTCCACCTATTCACAGAGGCAATCCAGAG ATGGGATGCAGTTCTTGTAAATGAATTACCCGAATATATGAGAGTTTGTTACGTTGCTCTTCTCGATGTTTATGCTGAAATGGAGAAAGAGTTAGCTGTCAAAGGTGAATCATACCGTATCAATTATGCCAAAAATGAG ATGAAAAAGTTAGTGGGAGCATATTATGAAGAAGCAAAGTGGTTTCATAATCGTTGCACTCCAAAGTTTGAGGAGTACATGAAGGTTTCTCTTGTAACGGGCGCTTATATGATGCTATCAACAACTTCTATAGTAGGCATGCAAGGAGATATTGTAACTAAAGAGGCCCTTGATTGGGTGAGTAAGGAGCCATTAATTGTTCAAGCGGCATGTATTATTTGTAGATTAATGGATGATATGGCTGGACATGAG TTTGAGCAACAAAGAGGACACGTAGATTCAGCTGTAGAATGCTACATGAAACAATATGGGAAGTCAAAGGAAGAGACCTTTAACGAGTTTCAAGAACGAGTTAGCAATGCATGGAAAGACATTAATCAAGAATGTCTTAACCCAACTGCTTTTCCCATGCCTATACTCATCCGAGTTGTCAACCTCGCAAGAGTTATGGATCTATTGTATAAAGATGGAGATACATATACACATTCCTCAACCGAAACTAAAGACATCATTACCTCTGTGTTAATTGATCCGATCATATGA
- the LOC116003176 gene encoding (-)-germacrene D synthase-like isoform X1 yields the protein MDVNSNLPLSVLMLNQTQQHEVSRRSAGFHPSIWGDYFLPYSSQPKEADAQEWQEHQQLKEKVRNMLVEAPHISFQQLDLINKIQRLGVSYQFEKEIEATLQLIFRSYYESNIQEDENDLYIVSLRFRLLRQHGYCVPCRVFEKFTEFDGKFKKSLTDNVQAIINLYEASHLRVHGEKILDEALTFSTSYLQSIQPNLTDHLKSQVSEALKRPICKRLTRLEAKRYISVYEFDESHDVVLLKFAKLDFNMLQKEHQWEIGCLTRWWNELDFATKLPFVRDRLVECYLWALGVYFEQQYYLSRKFLTEVLAIATVIDDIFDVHGTLEELLLFNNAIQRWDASAINELPEYMRVCYIALLDIYVQMEKELSPKGGAYQVNYAITEMKKLVGAYYEEAKWFHDGSTPNFEDYMKNAIESSGYMMVATSSLLGMPEDFVTKEVFDWVTNEPLMVRASSIIARLMDDIAGHKDEQQRGDVDSSVECYIKQYGKSEEETVKELQEQITNAWKDINQECLKPTVVPMRILIQIANLARVIDLLYKNGDIYTHSTTELKVVITSLLVDPVV from the exons CCAAGCATTTGGGGTGACTATTTTTTACCTTATTCTTCTCAACCCAAG GAAGCGGATGCACAAGAATGGCAAGAGCATCAACAACTAAAGGAAAAGGTGAGGAACATGCTTGTTGAAGCCCCCCACATTTCTTTTCAACAATTAGACTTGATCAACAAGATCCAACGCTTGGGAGTGAGCTATCAATTTGAAAAGGAGATTGAAGCAACATTGCAACTCATATTCAGGAGCTACTATGAATCGAATATCCAAGAAGATGAGAATGATCTTTATATTGTTTCTTTGCGCTTTCGGTTACTTAGACAACATGGTTATTGTGTACCTTGCA GGGTTTTTGAAAAGTTCACTGAATTTGATGGAAAGTTCAAAAAATCATTAACCGATAATGTGCAAGCAATCATAAATTTGTACGAGGCATCACATCTCAGAGTACACGGGGAGAAGATTTTGGATGAAGCATTAACATTTTCCACTTCGTATCTACAATCCATACAACCAAACTTGACCGATCATCTCAAATCTCAAGTCAGTGAAGCACTAAAGCGGCCAATTTGCAAAAGATTAACGAGGTTAGAAGCAAAAAGATACATATCAGTTTATGAATTTGATGAATCACACGATGTTGTACTGTTGAAATTTGCAAAGTTGGACTTCAACATGTTGCAGAAGGAACATCAATGGGAGATAGGTTGTCTCACAAG GTGGTGGAATGAACTAGACTTCGCAACGAAATTACCTTTTGTGAGAGATAGATTAGTGGAATGCTACTTGTGGGCATTGGGAGTGTACTTTGAACAACAATATTACCTTTCAAGAAAATTTCTTACTGAAGTTCTTGCAATTGCTACGGTTATTGATGATATTTTTGATGTGCATGGAACCCTCGAAGAGCTCTTGCTTTTCAACAATGCAATCCAAAG ATGGGATGCCAGTGCTATAAATGAATTACCAGAATATATGAGGGTTTGCTACATTGCCCTTCTTGATATTTATGTTCAAATGGAGAAAGAGTTAAGTCCAAAAGGTGGAGCATATCAAGTCAACTATGCTATAACTGAG ATGAAAAAATTAGTGGGAGCATATTATGAGGAGGCTAAGTGGTTTCATGATGGTAGTACACCAAATTTTGAGGACTACATGAAAAATGCAATTGAATCGTCTGGTTATATGATGGTAGCTACTTCTTCTTTACTAGGCATGCCGGAAGATTTTGTGACCAAAGAGGTTTTTGATTGGGTGACTAACGAGCCATTAATGGTTCGAGCTTCATCAATCATTGCCAGATTAATGGATGACATTGCTGGACACAAg GATGAGCAACAAAGAGGGGATGTAGATTCAAGTGTGGAATGCTATATAAAACAATATGGGAAGTCAGAAGAGGAGACCGTCAAAGAACTTCAAGAACAAATCACCAACGCGTGGAAGGATATTAATCAGGAATGTCTGAAACCTACCGTTGTCCCTATGCGTATACTTATCCAAATTGCCAACTTAGCAAGAGTTATTGATTTGCTTTATAAAAATGGGGATATATATACGCATTCCACAACCGAGCTCAAAGTCGTCATTACCTCTCTATTGGTTGATCCGGTTGTGTGA
- the LOC116003176 gene encoding (-)-germacrene D synthase-like isoform X2 — translation MDVNSNLPLSVLMLNQTQQHEVSRRSAGFHPSIWGDYFLPYSSQPKEADAQEWQEHQQLKEKVRNMLVEAPHISFQQLDLINKIQRLGVSYQFEKEIEATLQLIFRSYYESNIQEDENDLYIVSLRFRLLRQHGYCVPCRVFEKFTEFDGKFKKSLTDNVQAIINLYEASHLRVHGEKILDEALTFSTSYLQSIQPNLTDHLKSQVSEALKRPICKRLTRLEAKRYISVYEFDESHDVVLLKFAKLDFNMLQKEHQWEIGCLTRWWNELDFATKLPFVRDRLVECYLWALGVYFEQQYYLSRKFLTEVLAIATVIDDIFDVHGTLEELLLFNNAIQRWDASAINELPEYMRVCYIALLDIYVQMEKELSPKGGAYQVNYAITEMKKLVGAYYEEAKWFHDGMPEDFVTKEVFDWVTNEPLMVRASSIIARLMDDIAGHKDEQQRGDVDSSVECYIKQYGKSEEETVKELQEQITNAWKDINQECLKPTVVPMRILIQIANLARVIDLLYKNGDIYTHSTTELKVVITSLLVDPVV, via the exons CCAAGCATTTGGGGTGACTATTTTTTACCTTATTCTTCTCAACCCAAG GAAGCGGATGCACAAGAATGGCAAGAGCATCAACAACTAAAGGAAAAGGTGAGGAACATGCTTGTTGAAGCCCCCCACATTTCTTTTCAACAATTAGACTTGATCAACAAGATCCAACGCTTGGGAGTGAGCTATCAATTTGAAAAGGAGATTGAAGCAACATTGCAACTCATATTCAGGAGCTACTATGAATCGAATATCCAAGAAGATGAGAATGATCTTTATATTGTTTCTTTGCGCTTTCGGTTACTTAGACAACATGGTTATTGTGTACCTTGCA GGGTTTTTGAAAAGTTCACTGAATTTGATGGAAAGTTCAAAAAATCATTAACCGATAATGTGCAAGCAATCATAAATTTGTACGAGGCATCACATCTCAGAGTACACGGGGAGAAGATTTTGGATGAAGCATTAACATTTTCCACTTCGTATCTACAATCCATACAACCAAACTTGACCGATCATCTCAAATCTCAAGTCAGTGAAGCACTAAAGCGGCCAATTTGCAAAAGATTAACGAGGTTAGAAGCAAAAAGATACATATCAGTTTATGAATTTGATGAATCACACGATGTTGTACTGTTGAAATTTGCAAAGTTGGACTTCAACATGTTGCAGAAGGAACATCAATGGGAGATAGGTTGTCTCACAAG GTGGTGGAATGAACTAGACTTCGCAACGAAATTACCTTTTGTGAGAGATAGATTAGTGGAATGCTACTTGTGGGCATTGGGAGTGTACTTTGAACAACAATATTACCTTTCAAGAAAATTTCTTACTGAAGTTCTTGCAATTGCTACGGTTATTGATGATATTTTTGATGTGCATGGAACCCTCGAAGAGCTCTTGCTTTTCAACAATGCAATCCAAAG ATGGGATGCCAGTGCTATAAATGAATTACCAGAATATATGAGGGTTTGCTACATTGCCCTTCTTGATATTTATGTTCAAATGGAGAAAGAGTTAAGTCCAAAAGGTGGAGCATATCAAGTCAACTATGCTATAACTGAG ATGAAAAAATTAGTGGGAGCATATTATGAGGAGGCTAAGTGGTTTCATGATG GCATGCCGGAAGATTTTGTGACCAAAGAGGTTTTTGATTGGGTGACTAACGAGCCATTAATGGTTCGAGCTTCATCAATCATTGCCAGATTAATGGATGACATTGCTGGACACAAg GATGAGCAACAAAGAGGGGATGTAGATTCAAGTGTGGAATGCTATATAAAACAATATGGGAAGTCAGAAGAGGAGACCGTCAAAGAACTTCAAGAACAAATCACCAACGCGTGGAAGGATATTAATCAGGAATGTCTGAAACCTACCGTTGTCCCTATGCGTATACTTATCCAAATTGCCAACTTAGCAAGAGTTATTGATTTGCTTTATAAAAATGGGGATATATATACGCATTCCACAACCGAGCTCAAAGTCGTCATTACCTCTCTATTGGTTGATCCGGTTGTGTGA